One Mustela nigripes isolate SB6536 chromosome 5, MUSNIG.SB6536, whole genome shotgun sequence DNA segment encodes these proteins:
- the GPR6 gene encoding G-protein coupled receptor 6 has protein sequence MNASASSLNESQVVAVTAEGAAAAATAAGARDNGEWGPPAAAALGGGGAANVSLELSSQLPAGPPGLLLSAVNPWDVLLCVSGTVIAGENALVVALIASTPALRTPMFVLVGSLATADLLAGCGLILHFVFQYVVPSETVSLLTVGFLVASFAASVSSLLAITVDRYLSLYNALTYYSRRTLLGVHILLAATWTVSLGLGLLPVLGWNCLAERATCSVVRPLTRSHVALLSAAFFAVFGIMLHLYVRICQVVWRHAHQIALQQHCLAPPHLAATRKGVGTLAVVLGTFGASWLPFAIYCVVGSREDPAVYTYATLLPATYNSMINPIIYAFRNQEIQRALWLLFCGCFQSKVPFRSRSPSEV, from the coding sequence ATGAACGCGAGCGCCTCCTCGCTCAACGAGTCCCAGGTGGTGGCAGTGACCGCCGagggagcggcggcggcggccacaGCGGCAGGGGCGCGGGACAACGGTGAATGGGGGCCCCCTGCAGCGGCGGCGCTGGGGGGCGGCGGCGCGGCTAACGTGTCCCTGGAGCTGTCTTCTCAGCTGCCTGCCGGGCCGCCGGGGCTGCTGCTGTCGGCGGTGAATCCTTGGGACGTGCTTCTGTGCGTGTCGGGGACGGTGATCGCAGGAGAAAATGCTCTGGTAGTGGCTCTAATCGCGTCCACCCCCGCGCTGCGCACGCCTATGTTTGTGCTGGTGGGCAGCCTGGCCACGGCCGACCTGCTGGCGGGCTGCGGTCTCATCCTTCACTTCGTGTTCCAGTACGTGGTGCCCTCAGAAACGGTGAGCCTGCTCACGGTGGGCTTCCTCGTGGCTTCCTTCGCTGCCTCGGTCAGCAGCCTGCTGGCCATCACGGTGGACCGCTACCTGTCTCTCTACAACGCGCTCACCTACTACTCGCGCCGGACCCTGTTGGGCGTGCACATCCTGCTCGCCGCCACCTGGACGGTGTCCCTAGGCCTCGGGCTGCTGCCGGTGCTCGGCTGGAACTGCCTAGCAGAGCGCGCCACCTGCAGCGTGGTGCGCCCGCTGACGCGCAGCCACGTGGCGCTGCTCTCCGCCGCGTTCTTTGCGGTCTTCGGCATTATGCTGCACCTGTACGTGCGCATCTGCCAGGTGGTCTGGCGCCACGCGCACCAGATCGCGCTGCAGCAGCACTGCCTGGCGCCGCCCCACctggcagccaccagaaaggGTGTGGGCACGCTGGCCGTGGTACTGGGTACTTTTGGCGCCAGTTGGCTGCCCTTCGCCATCTATTGCGTGGTAGGCAGCCGCGAGGACCCGGCAGTCTATACCTACGCCACCCTGCTGCCCGCCACCTACAACTCCATGATCAATCCCATCATCTATGCCTTCCGCAACCAGGAGATTCAGCGTGCCCTGTGGCTCCTGTTCTGTGGCTGTTTCCAGTCCAAAGTGCCCTTCCGTTCTAGGTCCCCCAGTGAGGTCTGA